The following coding sequences are from one Thermoflexus sp. window:
- a CDS encoding EamA family transporter has product MKGALAYLLVSIVCAVVGQILLKQGMRVIGPVTLSLHGFPDLILQLIANPWVVVGMSLYLGGSLFWLTALSRLDLSVAYPFAGLNYVLILLASYLVFGEALNPIRIAGVLLIALGVSLIARSA; this is encoded by the coding sequence ATGAAAGGGGCGCTGGCTTATCTGCTGGTCAGCATCGTTTGCGCCGTTGTGGGCCAGATCCTTCTGAAGCAGGGCATGCGGGTGATCGGGCCGGTGACCTTGAGTCTGCACGGGTTCCCTGATCTGATCCTGCAGCTGATCGCCAACCCGTGGGTGGTCGTCGGGATGAGCCTGTATCTGGGCGGCAGCCTGTTCTGGCTGACGGCGCTATCGCGGCTGGATTTAAGCGTTGCCTATCCTTTCGCTGGCTTGAACTACGTGCTGATCCTCCTGGCCTCTTATCTTGTGTTCGGTGAGGCCCTGAACCCGATTCGGATCGCTGGAGTTCTGCTGATCGCCCTGGGGGTTAGCCTGATCGCCCGGAGCGCATAA
- a CDS encoding glycosyltransferase yields MFDTIRYTLLIPCYNEAEGIPQLREALQPVIEQLMADGGVEVIFVDDGSTDGTGALLQVVFADSPFVRILAHPRNLGLGAALRTGFHAARGEIVITTDSDGTYPFAEIPRLLQYLREDVDLVTASPYHPGGGIEGVPPWRQVFSFGASFLYRLILRSPVRTYTALFRAYRRQVVEAMSVESNGYVAVAEIMARAIRAGFRVAEYPTTLRVRRFGRSKMKILRTILDHLRLMARLIRSGRPAPIPSHFPSR; encoded by the coding sequence TTGTTCGACACGATCCGATATACGCTGCTCATCCCATGTTACAACGAAGCGGAAGGCATCCCCCAGCTGCGGGAGGCGCTCCAGCCCGTCATCGAGCAGCTGATGGCCGATGGCGGCGTGGAGGTCATCTTTGTGGATGATGGGAGCACGGATGGCACCGGAGCTCTCCTGCAGGTAGTCTTCGCGGATTCACCCTTCGTCCGCATCCTGGCTCACCCCCGCAACCTTGGCCTGGGGGCAGCCTTGCGAACCGGGTTCCATGCCGCCCGGGGAGAGATCGTTATCACCACGGACAGCGATGGAACCTATCCCTTCGCGGAAATCCCTCGCCTTCTTCAATATCTGCGAGAGGATGTGGATCTGGTCACTGCCTCGCCCTATCATCCAGGCGGCGGGATCGAGGGGGTGCCCCCATGGCGGCAGGTTTTCAGCTTCGGCGCCTCCTTCCTTTACCGGCTCATCCTCCGGTCACCGGTCCGCACCTATACGGCGTTGTTCCGCGCCTATCGGCGTCAGGTCGTAGAGGCGATGTCCGTTGAATCGAATGGTTATGTGGCGGTAGCCGAGATCATGGCCAGGGCGATCCGCGCGGGGTTCCGTGTAGCGGAATATCCCACCACTTTGCGCGTCCGCCGCTTCGGGCGCTCCAAGATGAAAATCCTGCGCACCATCCTGGACCACCTGCGGTTGATGGCCCGTCTGATCCGCTCCGGTCGGCCCGCCCCGATTCCTTCCCACTTCCCATCCAGGTAA
- a CDS encoding thiamine pyrophosphate-binding protein yields the protein MNGAALLVESLQQQGVSVIFGLPGDEVAFFEALRGSSIRFLTVRHEQAAAFMADAYGRLARRPGVCFSTLGPGATNLATGLANAMLDRSPVVALSDQVPTDQMRPGVHQYVDLAAFFQPITKWSAVIRDPELIPAALQYAFQVARSERPGPVHLSLPVNVLERECFLFNLGGELPGRPSALHARPDPRALQQAAMWLQEAQAPILLVGNLPIRARALDSLRRFVEAYQIPTLTTYMGKGALPEDHPLCLGVISRHARGELMGLFTACDLILTIGYDEVEGVKPSLWMVGNHKRVICIDSVFESESHLLHADLTLAGDVAAILEDLTAMATSGRRPWLEVSAVREAMQRPLQQPQLESAPLSPAAITRTLAQVLPDHAVLTVDVGLNKYAMGLTYPIRSRQQILFSNGLSAMGFALPAALGARLARPEDPVVAVSGDGGFLMNVQELETSVRHGLPVVALVLRDNALGLIRRMQVARFGEAVGTTLGNPDLPALATAFGARGITVHTADMLADVLVEAVASHQTWVIDIPTSYEGWLQ from the coding sequence ATGAACGGAGCGGCCCTTCTGGTCGAAAGCCTGCAGCAACAGGGCGTCTCGGTGATCTTCGGCCTGCCCGGGGATGAGGTGGCGTTCTTCGAAGCCTTGCGGGGGAGCTCGATCCGTTTCCTCACCGTGCGCCATGAGCAGGCCGCCGCGTTTATGGCAGATGCCTACGGTCGACTGGCACGCCGCCCGGGCGTCTGCTTTTCCACCCTGGGCCCTGGAGCGACCAACCTCGCCACCGGCCTGGCCAACGCGATGCTGGATCGCTCCCCTGTGGTGGCGCTATCCGATCAGGTGCCCACAGACCAGATGCGGCCGGGCGTCCATCAATATGTGGATCTCGCCGCCTTTTTTCAGCCGATCACGAAGTGGAGCGCGGTGATCCGGGATCCGGAGCTCATCCCCGCTGCGCTGCAGTATGCTTTCCAGGTCGCCCGATCCGAACGGCCGGGGCCCGTTCATCTCAGCCTCCCAGTGAACGTTCTGGAGCGCGAATGCTTTCTTTTCAATCTGGGCGGGGAACTCCCCGGACGTCCCTCGGCACTGCATGCCCGTCCCGATCCTCGGGCTCTGCAACAGGCCGCCATGTGGTTGCAGGAAGCCCAGGCCCCCATCCTCCTGGTTGGCAATCTTCCAATACGCGCCCGGGCGCTGGATTCCCTGCGCCGCTTTGTAGAAGCTTATCAGATCCCTACCCTGACCACCTACATGGGCAAGGGGGCATTGCCGGAGGATCATCCCCTTTGCCTGGGGGTGATCAGCCGGCATGCCCGGGGGGAGTTGATGGGATTGTTCACAGCCTGTGATTTGATCCTCACCATCGGCTACGATGAGGTGGAGGGCGTGAAGCCCAGCCTCTGGATGGTGGGGAATCACAAGCGGGTCATATGTATAGATAGCGTCTTCGAATCCGAAAGCCATCTCCTGCACGCGGATCTCACCCTCGCGGGGGACGTGGCCGCGATCCTGGAGGACCTGACGGCGATGGCCACCTCCGGACGCCGGCCCTGGCTGGAGGTTTCCGCGGTCCGGGAGGCGATGCAACGTCCTCTCCAACAGCCTCAGCTGGAATCCGCGCCGCTCTCCCCGGCCGCCATCACCCGGACGCTGGCCCAGGTCCTCCCGGACCACGCTGTGCTTACGGTTGACGTGGGACTGAACAAGTACGCCATGGGCCTCACCTACCCGATCCGGAGTCGCCAGCAGATCCTGTTCTCCAATGGGCTCTCCGCGATGGGGTTTGCCCTCCCGGCGGCCCTGGGGGCCCGACTGGCCCGACCGGAAGATCCGGTGGTGGCGGTGAGCGGCGATGGCGGCTTTCTGATGAACGTCCAGGAACTGGAGACCAGCGTGCGTCATGGCCTCCCGGTGGTCGCCCTGGTTCTCCGGGACAACGCGCTGGGGTTGATCCGCCGAATGCAAGTCGCCCGCTTCGGAGAAGCGGTGGGAACCACCCTGGGGAACCCGGATCTTCCGGCCCTCGCCACGGCCTTCGGGGCGCGTGGGATCACCGTCCACACCGCCGATATGCTGGCCGATGTGCTGGTCGAAGCGGTCGCCTCTCATCAGACCTGGGTGATCGACATCCCAACTTCCTACGAAGGATGGCTCCAATGA
- the wecB gene encoding non-hydrolyzing UDP-N-acetylglucosamine 2-epimerase, whose amino-acid sequence MKIVSVVGARPEFIQAAPVSFALRREHREVLVHTGQHYDDAMSRVFFEDLNLPAPDYHLGVGSGPHGRQTGEMMARLEEVLLRERPDLVIVRGDTNSTLAGALAAAKLHIPLVHIEAGERSFNKFMPEEINRLVADRLADLHFCITRRAVKHLAREGITEGVFFVGDVMLDAVRIYLPRAMERALDLLGRLHVEPRSYLLVTVHRAGNTDNPQRLAGILSGLNAIPEPILFPVHPRTRQAIARYGLQAGPHIRMLEPVGYLDMLALEAHARMILTDSGGVQREAYFLGVPCLTLREETELMETVEVGWNRLVGTDPRRILEGWQFFRPAGPRPPLFGDGHAAERIAAILGQSPPRFGQHYRRSETIGRLVQEAMGRIPLPS is encoded by the coding sequence ATGAAGATCGTATCCGTCGTCGGCGCCCGTCCCGAATTCATCCAGGCCGCGCCGGTCAGCTTCGCCCTGCGTCGAGAACACCGCGAGGTGCTGGTCCATACGGGCCAGCACTATGACGACGCGATGTCCCGCGTTTTTTTCGAGGACCTGAACCTGCCCGCTCCGGATTACCACCTGGGGGTGGGCTCTGGCCCCCATGGGCGTCAAACCGGCGAGATGATGGCCCGTCTGGAGGAAGTCCTGCTCCGGGAACGGCCCGATCTGGTGATCGTGCGTGGGGACACCAATTCGACCCTGGCTGGGGCGCTGGCGGCAGCCAAATTGCACATCCCCCTGGTCCACATCGAGGCGGGCGAACGCAGCTTCAACAAGTTCATGCCGGAGGAAATCAACCGGCTGGTGGCCGATCGGCTGGCGGATCTTCACTTCTGCATCACCCGCCGCGCGGTGAAGCATCTGGCCCGCGAGGGGATCACGGAGGGGGTTTTCTTTGTGGGAGATGTCATGCTGGATGCCGTGCGCATTTATCTTCCCCGGGCCATGGAACGCGCTTTGGATCTGCTGGGGCGACTGCATGTAGAGCCCCGGAGCTACCTGCTGGTCACTGTCCATCGAGCCGGCAACACGGATAATCCGCAGCGCCTGGCCGGGATCCTCTCCGGGCTAAATGCGATCCCGGAGCCCATCCTCTTCCCTGTCCACCCTCGAACCCGCCAGGCCATCGCCCGTTACGGCCTGCAGGCGGGGCCGCATATTCGAATGCTCGAACCGGTGGGCTACCTGGACATGCTGGCCCTGGAGGCCCACGCCCGGATGATCCTCACCGATTCGGGAGGGGTGCAGCGGGAAGCCTATTTCCTGGGCGTTCCCTGTCTCACCCTGCGGGAGGAAACGGAGCTGATGGAGACCGTGGAGGTGGGGTGGAACCGCCTGGTCGGCACGGATCCTCGCCGGATCCTGGAGGGGTGGCAGTTCTTCCGACCGGCCGGGCCACGGCCACCCCTGTTCGGCGACGGCCACGCGGCGGAGCGGATCGCCGCGATCCTGGGGCAATCGCCGCCCCGCTTCGGACAACATTATCGAAGGTCGGAAACCATCGGCCGACTTGTGCAGGAGGCCATGGGGCGAATCCCCCTGCCATCCTGA
- a CDS encoding Gfo/Idh/MocA family oxidoreductase, which translates to MKAVRAGVVGVGSMGERHCRVLQSLWGVELVGIYDQCRERALEVAARYETTAFPTLQDLAAHIEAAIIATPTPTHAEIALELIERGVAVLIEKPMATSTVEAMAICEAARRRGVLVQVGHIERFNPVYIELKAILETMHPISLIFRRLSPYAVSNQDADVILDLMIHDLDLAIDLIGSAPARIYPVGRPVFSDAVDYAVLTMEFPGGEVATLFASRVTEQKIRAIEITAAEAYIEADLLNKGITVYRYTIPSFTNDGQPVKYRQEGWMERIGIPMAEPLALELQHFVDCVRSGQAPTVSAMDGLRAIQLAERIRLLLYNSPAPVLRPHRIPTPAGANP; encoded by the coding sequence ATGAAAGCCGTGCGAGCTGGAGTTGTAGGCGTCGGTTCCATGGGGGAACGCCATTGCCGCGTGCTCCAGTCCCTGTGGGGCGTCGAGCTGGTGGGCATCTATGACCAGTGTCGGGAACGGGCGCTGGAGGTTGCTGCCCGCTATGAGACCACCGCCTTCCCCACCCTACAGGATCTGGCAGCCCATATAGAGGCTGCGATCATCGCCACCCCAACCCCTACCCATGCGGAGATCGCCCTGGAGCTCATCGAACGGGGTGTGGCGGTCCTGATCGAGAAGCCGATGGCCACCTCCACAGTGGAAGCGATGGCCATCTGCGAAGCCGCTCGACGCCGGGGTGTCCTGGTGCAGGTTGGCCATATTGAGCGATTCAACCCGGTCTACATCGAGCTCAAGGCCATCCTCGAAACCATGCACCCCATCAGCCTGATCTTCCGCCGCCTGAGCCCCTATGCGGTCAGCAACCAGGACGCCGATGTGATCCTGGATCTTATGATCCACGATCTGGACCTGGCGATCGACCTGATCGGCTCAGCCCCCGCCCGAATCTATCCGGTCGGACGTCCGGTTTTCTCCGACGCGGTGGATTACGCGGTGCTGACGATGGAGTTCCCGGGGGGAGAGGTCGCCACCCTGTTCGCCTCCCGTGTCACCGAACAGAAGATCCGCGCCATCGAGATCACGGCCGCCGAGGCCTATATCGAGGCGGACCTCCTGAACAAGGGGATTACCGTCTACCGCTACACGATCCCCAGCTTCACCAACGACGGCCAGCCGGTGAAATATCGCCAGGAAGGATGGATGGAGCGGATCGGGATCCCGATGGCCGAGCCCCTCGCGCTGGAGCTCCAGCACTTTGTGGATTGCGTCCGAAGCGGTCAGGCCCCCACAGTTTCCGCCATGGACGGCCTCCGGGCGATCCAGCTGGCGGAACGCATCCGCCTGCTGCTTTATAACAGCCCGGCTCCCGTCCTTCGCCCGCACCGGATCCCCACCCCTGCCGGAGCGAACCCATGA
- a CDS encoding DegT/DnrJ/EryC1/StrS family aminotransferase, with translation MARPLFDEATRQALLEVLDSGQLAQGLRVLEFEERFAEWVEVPFAIAVSNGTAALLLTLMALGIGPEDEVITTPFTFAATSNTILFLGARPVFADIQPSTLNLDPEEVERRITPRTRAIVLVHLYGNPCDMEVFTELAARYGLALIEDAAHAPGALYRGRPVGSFGIGCFSFYATKNITTGEGGMITTHDPQLARRLRMLRDHGQSAKYVHEILGLNFRMTELQAVLGIGQLEHIEAWNARRRAIAAFYDQHLRGVNPVETTPNSTPVYHLYTVRLAPGMRDAIRKRLKEAGVETGIHYPIPVYRQPLYQRLGYNDFLPAAEAAAREVLSLPIHPALQDEETRYVVEAVNAAIEDLSGG, from the coding sequence ATGGCTCGCCCGTTGTTTGACGAAGCGACCCGACAGGCTCTCCTGGAGGTGCTGGACTCCGGGCAGCTGGCTCAGGGGTTGCGGGTGCTGGAATTCGAAGAGCGGTTCGCCGAGTGGGTGGAGGTTCCATTCGCAATCGCTGTATCGAACGGAACCGCCGCCCTGCTTCTGACCCTGATGGCCCTGGGGATCGGCCCGGAGGATGAAGTGATCACCACGCCCTTCACCTTTGCCGCCACCTCTAACACGATCCTGTTCCTGGGCGCCCGGCCGGTCTTCGCCGATATCCAGCCCTCCACATTGAACCTGGATCCCGAGGAGGTGGAGCGGCGGATCACGCCCCGGACCCGGGCGATCGTCCTGGTGCATCTTTACGGGAACCCCTGCGATATGGAGGTCTTCACCGAGCTGGCGGCCCGCTATGGCCTCGCCCTGATCGAAGATGCCGCCCATGCGCCCGGCGCGCTGTATCGGGGGCGGCCGGTGGGCTCCTTCGGCATCGGATGCTTCTCCTTTTACGCTACCAAAAACATCACCACCGGCGAAGGCGGGATGATCACCACGCATGATCCTCAACTGGCCCGTCGCCTCCGCATGCTGCGGGATCACGGCCAGTCGGCCAAGTATGTGCACGAGATCCTGGGCCTGAACTTCCGGATGACGGAGCTCCAGGCTGTTCTGGGGATCGGCCAGCTGGAGCACATAGAGGCCTGGAACGCCCGCCGCCGCGCCATCGCGGCGTTCTACGATCAGCACCTCCGCGGGGTAAATCCTGTGGAGACCACCCCGAACAGCACGCCGGTCTACCACCTTTACACCGTGCGCCTCGCCCCCGGGATGCGGGATGCGATCCGCAAGCGTCTGAAAGAGGCCGGGGTTGAGACCGGGATCCATTACCCCATCCCGGTTTACCGTCAGCCGCTTTACCAGCGGCTGGGTTACAACGATTTCCTCCCGGCGGCGGAAGCTGCGGCGCGCGAGGTTCTATCCCTCCCCATCCACCCAGCCCTTCAGGATGAGGAGACCCGCTATGTGGTCGAAGCCGTGAACGCCGCCATCGAGGACCTGTCAGGGGGATGA